The window CCCTTTTCGCGCAAAAAGGGGTAAATGCCTTGGCAGCCATGGGTGGAATTAAGGCTGCTGAACGAGATTTATACGATCGAACAACCCCCCTTCTCGATGACGTAGTAAGTGGTCTCACCGAACTAGCTATGATTCATTACGGCAATAAACATGGGATGGAGAAAATATTGCCTCTCCAAAAGGTGCAACAATTCAACGACTATTTAGCAAGGCAGACACTTCAAAACCTCGTAGCCATTCGAAAATTAGCCGCAGATGATTCTAACACAGGCCCTTCAGACCCTGATGCAACAACACCCACAGCCCCTGCCCTTGATTTCATCGGGATGAGCCGACAAATTGCACAGGATCTCTACGGCATCTTGGGCGATACCTGGCCTCAACACCCATTGGCGGTGGGTATCGGTAAAATGCCCAGGGCAAAAACCGATATCCCAAAAGGAATTATGTTAAGCCAGGGCAATGATGAGAGTGGTGCTTCTAAACAACCTACAGCCACCAAGACCTACAAACCTAGCCGAGAAGAGGTGGCTCCATTTTTTAAGGGAAGTGTGAAAGTTGACGAGCTGATCAAAGAAGGTCCTCTGTATGTTTTGAAACAGTTGATCCACAAAGCCATCTATGAGAGCGGCCTCTCAAGATGGGAGGGATATAAAGCCGTTGAACCCACGGTGATTCGCCTTATTGCCTATATACGAGTGTACTACCCCAAGGAGTTAGAAAATTTAAAAATACATTTGAAGGGCTGGAAAAACCCAAACCTTTCCGAAGGGGGTTACCTTTGGCCCAGTGCAAGGGCTTTGCAAAAAGGCTTTAGAAGGGGCTTGCTTGGCCTAGGAGGCAACGAAAAAGAGGCAAAGGACTTTTTTGCCAACACACCTGTAGACGTAGAAAATTTCTTCAAAAATGGCCCTCTGGCCGAATTGCAGCGATTGCTTGGAAGTGCATTCGAGGAAACGAGCCAACTCTCTCCCAAGGCCTACCGAAAAATCGAACCTGGCACCTTGAGGTTGATGGAATATATTCGTCAAATCAACCCACGTCTGATGAAAGTCGTCGAGAACTTGATGGTGAAGTATGGAATCTTTTACGAAGGTTTTATTGACATGCCTCATCAGACTGAACTGGATCATAATACCTTGGGCTGGGAATTTGAGGTAGGCGAAGATCATATGGACATCCCTCAATTTCAAGTGTGGTGGCCTAAAAGAGGATGGATCAAAACTGAGGGAGACATTTCACCTTTTACAAAAATTTTCCTGGGTACAGGTGTCCCAGCACAACTTCAACCTAGCGAAGGTATCATTCAACTCAATCCCTTTGATAAGAGTGATTACCGAGTTAAAATTGAAATCGTAGAGGGTCACGTGTATCTTGAAGACCTTGGGTTCTCAGGAGGGGTTTTCATTAATGAAGAGCGTATCCCTCTGCTAATCCCCATCATTCTCGGAGAAGGTGACAGAATCGCAATAGGAGGGCCCCATATCTATAATCTGCGCATGACCCATCCGGGACATACAAACGACGAAAGTGGCTTTGGCACATGGACGGCCGGCCGAATTGACAGGCTTGCTCTCTATCTTCCTGGTGAAAAAATCCTGCCCCAAATACCTACATTAAATAGCATGCCCAACTGGGCCCTGCGCCGGGTATTGGTTTTATTGGGTTCACGAAACGGCCAATACAATGACTTTGCCCATGCCCTACAAGCGATACGCGAGTTGCCAGGAGGAGGCCCTCTTGCCACAGCTATGCAAGGTGCGTATGAGGGTCGTGATCATGCCAGTGTGGGTCCTTCGGAAATAAGGTCAAGTATTCTACGCCCTGCTAAACCAGAAGACGAGTTCGAGGACTTGCCAACATGGTTAGGCATCCGCCGTTTTGTTTGGCATCATGCCCATCATTATTGACTCTTCTCCCTCTTCATGTTACCCGCCATAACGAAATGTCGACTGTCATCTCCAACATTATTGCACGGGAAATTCTGGACTCACGGGGTAATCCCACGGTTGAAACCGATGCCTGGTTATCCGATGGCAGCATGGGTAGGGCCGCTGTGCCCAGCGGTGCCTCGACCGGAGAATTTGAAGCCATTGAATTGCGCGACGGGGGTGAGCGTTATTTAGGCAAGGGGGTTAAAAAAGCCGTTTCTAATGTTGAAACTATTTTGCAACCCGCGCTGGTGGGCAGAGATCCTTTTGCCCAAAAAGAAGTCGATCAAATCATGCTGGCCCTTGATGGTACCCCTAATAAATCAAAGTTAGGTGCCAATGCCTTATTATCGGTTTCATTAGCTGTGGCTAAGGCCGCTGGTGTTGCAGAAAAAATGCCCCTCTATCAATATTTGCAAAAATTAACGGGCACAGCGCAGCTTTTACTACCTACACCCATGATGAATATCGTCAATGGCGGCCAGCACGCCGACAATAATCTTGATTTTCAAGAATTCATGATTATCCCTACTGCCGGAAAAACCTTTGCCGATGCTTTGAGGATGGGGGTCGAGGTTTTTCATCATTTAAAAAATATTTTGCATCAGAAAAAACTATCCACCAGCGTGGGTGACGAAGGTGGCTTTGCACCTAACCTAACTTCAAATGTAGCTGCCGTTGAAATTATTTTAAGTGCCATTGAAAAGGCTGGCTTAAAACCGGGGAAAGATATTGCCTTAGGGCTAGATGTCGCGAGTAGCGAATTTTACAAAAATGGAAAATATAATCTTGCAGGTGAAGGCAAATCAAACTTAAGCAGCGATGATTTAATTCGCATTTATGAAGACTGGTGCCGGCAATATCCTATTATTTCGATTGAAGATGGTCTGGATCAAAATGATTGGGAAGGTTGGTTGCATTTAACCGAAAGCCTAGGCAACAAAATTCAGCTCGTGGGTGATGACATTTTTGTCACCAACCCAACCCGGTTCAAAAAAGGCATCGCTTCAAAAGTGGCCAATGCTATTTTAGTGAAACTCAATCAAATTGGTACTCTCAGCGAAACTTTAGAGGTGATTCAATTAGCTCAACAAAACCATTATGCCACGGTTATTTCACATCGTTCCGGCGAGACCGAAGATGCTACCATTGCTGACCTTGCGGTAGGGGTAGGGGCAGGGCAGATCAAAACCGGCTCCTTAAGCCGCGCTGATCGAACCGCAAAATATAATCAATTATTACGCATTGAACAACAGTTAGGTGATCGTGCGGTATATGCCCAGGCCAAAAAAATTGCGCCTTTATGAGTCTAACTAAGTTCTAAGTTTGCAGCTCGCGTACGCGTAGCTTTGTCGACCCGGCGCGTAAGCTTAGACCCTCATATGGGGCTAGCCGGCACGGGCTTCCTGTCATTGCGAGCGAGCCCCGTTGGCGAGCGTGGCAATCCCACCGCTTAAACAGAAGAGATTGCTTCACCCTGCTGGGTTCGCAATGACAGAGGAGCCCCGCCGCAGAATTTGGGGTCAAGTCTTGACCCCAAGAGAGATTTTTTATGCCCTTTATTCCTAAAGCTAAAATTACCCAAATTCTTACGGCGTTTCTTCTAGAGCAATTGCCCAAACCGCCGCCACCCTTGAAACATGTATTGTTGGCGGGGAGGTCTAATGTTGGAAAGTCGAGTTTGATCAATGCGTTGTTTCAGCAGAAGAAATTGGCCAAGGTGTCCAAGACCCCTGGCAAAACGGTATCGATCAATTATTATTTTACCGATCAGCAAACGGTTTTGATTGATCTTCCTGGCTATGGCTATGCCCAACGCAGCAAAAAAGAAGTGGGGCAGTGGCAATACTTTTTAGAAGGTTTTTTGCGTCAAGTACCCCCTGATTCTGAATTGTTGCTGTTAGTCGATAGCCGGCGAGGTATCCAAAAAGAAGACCTGGAGGCCTTAGAGTACTTTCAATTTTTTGGAATTAAAGTTACCATCCTCTTGACCAAGGCTGATAAATTGAATAACCAAGCACGCAGTAAACTTCAATCAACGACTAAAGTCGCTGCGTTGTTGTTTTCGATCCATATGCCAGAGTTGATTCAGGAGGTCTATGACACTATCTTTACGCCCCATTAAAAAAGAAGACATCCCGGCCATTTTAGAAATTGAGAAACAAAGTTTTCCAGAACCTTACTCCGAGGCTGTTTTTCAAGATGAATTAAAAATTACCTGTTCTAATCTTTGGGTAGCTGAAATCAACTCACAGTTAGCTGGTTATATCGATTTTTGGATTATCCACGACGAGGTCGAACTGATTAGCATTGCCGTTCACCCCAACTTTCGTCGCCAACATATCGCCGAAACTTTAATGAACCAAATGATTCAAATGGCCCAAACCAAAAATATTCATATTATTTATTTAGATGTGCGAGAGAGTAATTTGGCTGCTAAAAGTTTATATGAGCGTTTTGGCTTTAAGCAAGTAGGGGTAAGAAAGCGTTATTATAAAAACAACCATGAAAATGCACTAATCATGGTAAAGGAGTTGTAATGTCATATATGGATGCCGGATCAATGTCCGGCATGACGGCATTACGTCATCCCGGGCAAGCCTGCCCCGGACTTGATCCGGGGATCCGGGATCCACGTATAATATCACTATGTACCGCTTGATCAAACCTCTCTTATTTTCTCTCAACCCTGAAACCGCTCATCATCAAGCGCTGCTGTGGGGGAAATTTGTTGGTAAAACTTTTTTAGCAAAACCTTTCACATGGTGCTTTAACTACGAACATGCCAGTTTAAAACAAAGCCTATGGGGCCAAACCTTTGCCAACCCAGTGGGTTTAGCCGCAGGGTTTGATAAAAATGCAGACCTCCTTGATTTTTTACCAAGCCTTGGTTTTGGGTTTTTAGAGATTGGTTCGGTCACGGCTAAGCCCTCCGCAGGAAATCCTTTACCAAGAGTATTTCGACTGCCTCAAGATCGTGCCCTCATCAATCGGTTGGGCCTACCCAATATAGGGGCTCAAAGAGTGGCTGAAAAATTAATCAAACACCCAAGCGCTGTTCCACTGGGGATCAATATCGCCAAAACTCCTGATCCTCGGTGTTTAGGCAGCCTCGGGGTGAAAGACTTTGCTGAAAGTTTTGCTAAACTTGGCCCCCTGGCCGATTATGTTGTGCTTAATATCAGTTGCCCGAACACCAATGATGGCAAAACCTTTGAAGAAACAGAATATTTAGAAGAGCTGCTAAACAAAATTAGCGATGAAGCCAAAAGTCAAAAAATTAAAAAACCTATTTTGCTAAAATTATCACCGGACCTTACTTTCCAAAAATTAGAATCGCTCTTTGCAGTCAGTGAAAAATATAATATCGGTGGTTTTGTGGTGGCCAACACCACCCAAGAACGCACTCATTTAAAAACAAGTTCGAATTTACTTAGAAAGATAGGTGCAGGGGGCTTAAGCGGTGCACCCCTACATTCTATCTCCGTTAAAATGATTCAATTTGTTAAACGAAACTTGCCTAAAAAAATAATTATCGGAGTAGGGGGGATTTTTTCTAGCCTTGAGGCCTATGAAAAAATCAAAGCCGGGGCCTCGTTGGTGCAAATCTACACTGGGCTTATTTACCAAGGCCCTGGGCTTGTTAAGTCGATTAATCAAGGTTTAGTTAAACTTCTCAAACAAGAGGGTTATGGATCCATCACCGAAGCCATCGGTTCAACTCATCGTTGATGCAAGCGGTGAGGGGAAACGGGCCGACCAATTTATCAGCGAACGCTTTCGTATCACTCGTTCTAAAATTAAGCGGGGGATCGAAGCTCATACTATTTTACTCAACGACAAACCCCTTAAACCCGCCACCCATTTAAGAAAAAAAGATCAAGTAACGATTAATTGGCCATACGCGTCATCCCCCGGCGTGACCGGGGGATCCAGAATGTTACCGGAGGATATCCCATTAGAAATTATTTATGAAGACGACGATCTATTTGCAGTAAACAAAGAAGCAAAATTTGTCACTCACCCCGCACCTGGCCACCCCAATCAAACCATGATGAACGCCATTTTGCACTATCACCCTGGCGCCTGCATTACCCATCGCCTTGATAAAGGAACTTCAGGGGTGTTGTTGGTGGCCAAAAACGAATGGACTTTAGAAAAAATCCAAACTCAATTTAAAAACCGCCAAATTAAAAAGACCTATCAAGCCTTGGTATGGGGCAAATTCAAGCTCTTACATGGTTCTTTCAAAACGGTGATTGGCCGCAGCCTTCATGATCGCAAAAAAATGTCTTCGCAAACTCAAAAGGGCCGCGAAGCCCATACCGATTACCGAGTGCTCGAAGAATTAGGGCCCATCACTTTTGTCGAGGCTTATCCTAAAACCGGGCGCACCCATCAAATCCGAGTGCATTTTAAAGAAAGCCATCACCCCTTGGTAGGTGATCCGGTTTATGGCCCCCGCGGTGATTTGCCCTATGTGATTGAAGATTTTCCCCATCAAGCCTTACACGCCTATCAACTTGAGTTGACTCACCCCCGCACAAAAGAAAGATTGATCATTGTTGCCCCCTTGCGGCAAGATATGAGGGAGTTGCTTAACAAACTTAGACTGTCATTGCGAGGGCTATAAATAGTGTCATTCTGAGCCCAGCAGGGCGAAAGAATCTTCCATTTTATTAAGCAACCCGAAATGGAAGATTCTTCACCCTGCTGGGTTCAGAATGACAGATATCATCATATGCTAACTAAATCCTTTACCTTCGACACACATCAGATCAACGTCCTTTTTACGGGCAAAGGATTTAATTTAAATTCATTCCGTGGTTTGGGATTTGATCAACCGTTATTGTTAAACCAAATCCATTCTGATCAAATTATTGAAATTGAAAATAATTCTATTATGGATCCCGGGTCTGGGCCCGGGATGACGGAGAACTGTTACGGCAAGGAAGGCGACGGCCTAGTCACTTCTTTACCCAATGTTTGTTTAGGCATCAAAACGGCTGATTGCGTGCCTATTTTGCTGTTTGACCCAAGCGGCACCCTAGCCGCAGTTCATGCGGGTTGGCGAGGGAGCGCCCAGCAAATTGTTAAACAATGTGTTGAAGAATATTTTACGGCTGATTCGCGTGATAAAATCAAGGCCCTGATTGGGCCGGCGATTTGCGCTAAACATTATGAAGTAGGGGAAGAAGTGGCCGATCTTTTCAAACAATACCCCGACGCCCTTCATTCAGGAAAAGAAAATAAATTTTACTTAAATTTGGGGAGGGTCAATGAGCTGCAGCTTTTACAAGCCGGCTTGACCCTCCCCAATATTGAAACCATCCCTCATTGCACCTTCGAATTAACCGAACTTTACCACTCTTTTCGAAGAGACGGCGCTTCTAACGAACGCAATTATGCAATCGTCATGAAGAAAACTTTAACTAAAGCGTAATTGTTACCGTATCGGTGGCGCTCGTACCATCGATTGAAATAGTAATGGTAATTTCAACCCCAGTAACCGTAGAATCATGCACAGAAAGTGTTACGGTTGCGTTGTTGTAACCTCCATTAACCGCAGTCGCAAAGGCAGCAAAAACTTCTGCTAGTTCGCTTGCTGCACTCACCGGTCTATATAATCCACCATTAGCATCAGCAATACTTTGTAAGACGCTATCAATGGCACCTGATCCCAAACCAATGACATAAGCTGTAATATCGTTGGTACTCAAACAAGAGTTCAGATCAGCTAAGCTGCTACTACCACCACCGCTATCGTCACCATCCGAAAGCAAAAGGATATATTTACTATTACCCGAAGTGATCGAGGAGTTCGTAGCCATATCGGTACATACCTCAGTCATCGAATCATAAAGCGGTGTGCCTGCGCCATCTCCTACCGTGGCAACTGCCGAGGAAAAGGCTGCATTGTTAGCCGACGTGGTTGCAGACCAATCAAGCAACTCACTCGTATCTGTGAAACCTGTCGTTGCTGCCCAAGTTGCTCGAGCACCCGTACAGCCAGTCGCATCGAGAGAACTATCTGTCGTAAAATCATAAGCCGCAACTTGATTGCTGGCTGAATCTGCCTCTAATTCATCATAAAAAGAATTTGATGCTGTAACCCTTAAACAAGAAGGGTCGCTACCCGACATACTTCCGCTACTATCGATATCCAAGGCCCATGAACCTGTCCCTGTGGTGGCACTCACCGTAGCAATGGAAGCAAAGGTGCAGGTAATGGTGGTACTAAAGGCAGAGCTGATACTGCAGGTAATATCACCATCTGCCGCATTGGCCGAACGAACCACAATATTGTCAATGGCCACTCGAAGTGGAGTACCCGATGTGTTTTGTGCCAAGATAGCGTTGCCACTTGAATCGGTAGCCACAAAACCAATATTCACATTCCCACTGGTTGAAAAATCATCGGCCTTGGTCGCATTTACAATGGTCATCCCGGTTGCATTCGCCAGATTATCATTGCCAGTTCCGGCTGAACTTCCACAAGAGAGTGCGCCCCCACTCACAATACTCACCATCAGTG of the Deltaproteobacteria bacterium genome contains:
- a CDS encoding FHA domain-containing protein codes for the protein MGYVVNTPVFLHANRGLTDLLSPHTASHEDGEEKELFMAYLFIRLLPLMNELNPGRHVVHGNGRFALFAQKGVNALAAMGGIKAAERDLYDRTTPLLDDVVSGLTELAMIHYGNKHGMEKILPLQKVQQFNDYLARQTLQNLVAIRKLAADDSNTGPSDPDATTPTAPALDFIGMSRQIAQDLYGILGDTWPQHPLAVGIGKMPRAKTDIPKGIMLSQGNDESGASKQPTATKTYKPSREEVAPFFKGSVKVDELIKEGPLYVLKQLIHKAIYESGLSRWEGYKAVEPTVIRLIAYIRVYYPKELENLKIHLKGWKNPNLSEGGYLWPSARALQKGFRRGLLGLGGNEKEAKDFFANTPVDVENFFKNGPLAELQRLLGSAFEETSQLSPKAYRKIEPGTLRLMEYIRQINPRLMKVVENLMVKYGIFYEGFIDMPHQTELDHNTLGWEFEVGEDHMDIPQFQVWWPKRGWIKTEGDISPFTKIFLGTGVPAQLQPSEGIIQLNPFDKSDYRVKIEIVEGHVYLEDLGFSGGVFINEERIPLLIPIILGEGDRIAIGGPHIYNLRMTHPGHTNDESGFGTWTAGRIDRLALYLPGEKILPQIPTLNSMPNWALRRVLVLLGSRNGQYNDFAHALQAIRELPGGGPLATAMQGAYEGRDHASVGPSEIRSSILRPAKPEDEFEDLPTWLGIRRFVWHHAHHY
- the eno gene encoding phosphopyruvate hydratase codes for the protein MSTVISNIIAREILDSRGNPTVETDAWLSDGSMGRAAVPSGASTGEFEAIELRDGGERYLGKGVKKAVSNVETILQPALVGRDPFAQKEVDQIMLALDGTPNKSKLGANALLSVSLAVAKAAGVAEKMPLYQYLQKLTGTAQLLLPTPMMNIVNGGQHADNNLDFQEFMIIPTAGKTFADALRMGVEVFHHLKNILHQKKLSTSVGDEGGFAPNLTSNVAAVEIILSAIEKAGLKPGKDIALGLDVASSEFYKNGKYNLAGEGKSNLSSDDLIRIYEDWCRQYPIISIEDGLDQNDWEGWLHLTESLGNKIQLVGDDIFVTNPTRFKKGIASKVANAILVKLNQIGTLSETLEVIQLAQQNHYATVISHRSGETEDATIADLAVGVGAGQIKTGSLSRADRTAKYNQLLRIEQQLGDRAVYAQAKKIAPL
- the ysxC gene encoding ribosome biogenesis GTP-binding protein YsxC, whose protein sequence is MPFIPKAKITQILTAFLLEQLPKPPPPLKHVLLAGRSNVGKSSLINALFQQKKLAKVSKTPGKTVSINYYFTDQQTVLIDLPGYGYAQRSKKEVGQWQYFLEGFLRQVPPDSELLLLVDSRRGIQKEDLEALEYFQFFGIKVTILLTKADKLNNQARSKLQSTTKVAALLFSIHMPELIQEVYDTIFTPH
- the rimI gene encoding ribosomal protein S18-alanine N-acetyltransferase, with the translated sequence MTLSLRPIKKEDIPAILEIEKQSFPEPYSEAVFQDELKITCSNLWVAEINSQLAGYIDFWIIHDEVELISIAVHPNFRRQHIAETLMNQMIQMAQTKNIHIIYLDVRESNLAAKSLYERFGFKQVGVRKRYYKNNHENALIMVKEL
- a CDS encoding quinone-dependent dihydroorotate dehydrogenase → MYRLIKPLLFSLNPETAHHQALLWGKFVGKTFLAKPFTWCFNYEHASLKQSLWGQTFANPVGLAAGFDKNADLLDFLPSLGFGFLEIGSVTAKPSAGNPLPRVFRLPQDRALINRLGLPNIGAQRVAEKLIKHPSAVPLGINIAKTPDPRCLGSLGVKDFAESFAKLGPLADYVVLNISCPNTNDGKTFEETEYLEELLNKISDEAKSQKIKKPILLKLSPDLTFQKLESLFAVSEKYNIGGFVVANTTQERTHLKTSSNLLRKIGAGGLSGAPLHSISVKMIQFVKRNLPKKIIIGVGGIFSSLEAYEKIKAGASLVQIYTGLIYQGPGLVKSINQGLVKLLKQEGYGSITEAIGSTHR
- a CDS encoding RluA family pseudouridine synthase: MDPSPKPSVQLIVDASGEGKRADQFISERFRITRSKIKRGIEAHTILLNDKPLKPATHLRKKDQVTINWPYASSPGVTGGSRMLPEDIPLEIIYEDDDLFAVNKEAKFVTHPAPGHPNQTMMNAILHYHPGACITHRLDKGTSGVLLVAKNEWTLEKIQTQFKNRQIKKTYQALVWGKFKLLHGSFKTVIGRSLHDRKKMSSQTQKGREAHTDYRVLEELGPITFVEAYPKTGRTHQIRVHFKESHHPLVGDPVYGPRGDLPYVIEDFPHQALHAYQLELTHPRTKERLIIVAPLRQDMRELLNKLRLSLRGL
- the pgeF gene encoding peptidoglycan editing factor PgeF; translation: MLTKSFTFDTHQINVLFTGKGFNLNSFRGLGFDQPLLLNQIHSDQIIEIENNSIMDPGSGPGMTENCYGKEGDGLVTSLPNVCLGIKTADCVPILLFDPSGTLAAVHAGWRGSAQQIVKQCVEEYFTADSRDKIKALIGPAICAKHYEVGEEVADLFKQYPDALHSGKENKFYLNLGRVNELQLLQAGLTLPNIETIPHCTFELTELYHSFRRDGASNERNYAIVMKKTLTKA
- a CDS encoding VWA domain-containing protein, with translation MKLKQSRAFIALMVSIVSGGALSCGSSAGTGNDNLANATGMTIVNATKADDFSTSGNVNIGFVATDSSGNAILAQNTSGTPLRVAIDNIVVRSANAADGDITCSISSAFSTTITCTFASIATVSATTGTGSWALDIDSSGSMSGSDPSCLRVTASNSFYDELEADSASNQVAAYDFTTDSSLDATGCTGARATWAATTGFTDTSELLDWSATTSANNAAFSSAVATVGDGAGTPLYDSMTEVCTDMATNSSITSGNSKYILLLSDGDDSGGGSSSLADLNSCLSTNDITAYVIGLGSGAIDSVLQSIADANGGLYRPVSAASELAEVFAAFATAVNGGYNNATVTLSVHDSTVTGVEITITISIDGTSATDTVTITL